From a single Arachis hypogaea cultivar Tifrunner chromosome 3, arahy.Tifrunner.gnm2.J5K5, whole genome shotgun sequence genomic region:
- the LOC112789483 gene encoding GDSL esterase/lipase At1g71250 yields the protein MSIMREVRGGSWKYSGASVRSSAAVAVVVLLWWHGVAQVKSQRIPALFIFGDSLVEVGNNNFLRTLLRANFYPYGIDYSKGPTGRFSNGRSLIDFLANLLGVPSPPPFADPTTTGRAIINGVNFASANGGILEESGRHYGERYSLSQQVLNFQTTLNQLRTMMDADTLRRYLAKSIVIVVTGNNDYINNYLLPGLYGSSSNYTTQQFGNLLVNSHIQNMLALYSLGLRKFFLAGVGPLGCTPNQRARGLAPSGRCLDIVNQMVGTFNQGLRSMVDQLNRNRPDSMFVYGNTYGIFGDMLNNPAAYSFSVIDRACCGLGMYQGQITCLPLLAPCVSRNQYLYWDAFNPSQSAVYVYAWRVVNGPVNDAYPINLQQMAQL from the exons ATGTCAATAATGAGGGAAGTGAGAGGTGGTAGTTGGAAATACAGTGGTGCTAGTGTAAGAAGTTCTGCCGCAGTGGCAGTTGTGGTGCTGTTATGGTGGCATGGAGTGGCACAAGTGAAGTCACAAAGGATTCCAGCTCTGTTTATTTTTGGAGATTCGTTGGTTGAAGTTGGCAACAATAACTTCCTCAGGACTCTTTTAAGGGCTAATTTCTATCCCTACGGCATTGACTATTCCAAGGGTCCCACTGGACGTTTCTCTAATGGCAGATCCTTAATTGACTTCCTTg CGAATCTGTTGGGTGTTCCTTCTCCTCCACCCTTTGCAGATCCTACCACAACTGGTCGTGCAATAATTAATGGAGTCAATTTTGCATCAGCTAACGGTGGCATTCTTGAAGAGTCAGGCAGACACTAT GGTGAGAGGTATAGCCTAAGCCAGCAAGTGCTGAACTTTCAGACCACATTAAATCAGCTTAGAACAATGATGGATGCAGACACATTAAGACGGTATTTAGCGAAGTCTATTGTAATTGTAGTCACTGGAAACAATGACTATATCAATAACTACCTCCTTCCTGGCTTATATGGTTCTAGCTCTAATTACACTACTCAACAGTTTGGTAATCTTCTCGTTAATTCCCATATTCAAAATATGCTG GCTTTATATAGCTTAGGACTAAGGAAGTTCTTCTTAGCGGGAGTTGGACCACTTGGTTGCACTCCTAACCAACGAGCTCGCGGTTTAGCCCCATCCGGAAGGTGCTTAGACATTGTTAATCAAATGGTTGGAACCTTCAACCAAGGGCTAAGATCAATGGTGGATCAGTTGAATAGAAACCGTCCTGATTCCATGTTTGTGTATGGTAACACTTACGGCATCTTTGGGGACATGTTAAATAACCCTGCAGCTTATT CATTTAGTGTCATTGACAGAGCTTGTTGTGGACTTGGAATGTATCAAGGCCAAATAACATGTCTCCCTCTTCTAGCTCCATGTGTGTCAAGAAATCAGTATTTGTATTGGGATGCCTTCAATCCATCACAATCTGCAGTGTATGTCTATGCTTGGAGAGTTGTGAATGGTCCTGTTAATGATGCTTATCCTATTAATTTGCAACAAATGGCTCAACTTTAG
- the LOC112789485 gene encoding DNA repair RAD52-like protein 1, mitochondrial: MVDQTKKREKPSEEMRTANLKYLCRRVLPGWTWKVEGSGYRLYSKASSASSATTDDRGEGEDAAPTSGICRPLSEILKELNKKVPDSLVKTRVEHDGFAIRYIPWHTVNRILNLHAPEWSGEVRNISYSANAKSVSVVYRVTLYGTDAEIFRESTGTASIDDTSYGDPVQKAEAMAFRRACARFGLGLHLYHEDVS, from the exons ATGGTTGACcaaacgaaaaaaagagagaaacccTCAGAAGAAATGAGAACGGCGAATTTGAAATACCTGTGTAGGAGAGTGTTGCCTGGGTGGACTTGGAAGGTAGAAGGAAGCGGTTATCGGCTTTATTCGAAGGCAAGCTCTGCCTCTTCTGCTACGACAGATGACCGCGGCGAAGGTGAGGATGCTGCCCCCACTTCGGGGATCTGCAGGCCCCTATCGGAGATACTGAAGGAGCTTAATAAGAAAGTCCCTGACTCTCTCGTCAAAACCCGTGTCGAGCACGACGGATTCGCCATCCGATACATTCCCTG GCACACTGTCAACCGCATTTTAAACTTACACGCTCCTG AGTGGTCCGGTGAAGTTCGGAACATCTCATACTCTGCCAACGCCAAATCTGTCTCTGTTGTCTACCGCGTTACCCTCTATGGCACTGATGCTGAG ATATTTAGAGAATCAACTGGTACTGCTTCAATAGATGACACAAGTTATGGAGATCCTGTACAGAAGGCAGAAGCAATGGCTTTTCGCAGAGCTTGTGCACGCTTTGGCCTAGGGCTCCACCTTTATCACGAAGATGTATCATGA